From the genome of Bacteroides sp. MSB163, one region includes:
- a CDS encoding AAA family ATPase, whose product MEKPFVFGVATSGENFTDREKETERLLLNFTHGVNTILISPRRWGKTSLVKKVAQMAQTAKRKVVYMDIFSCRTEQEFYRLWTTSVLKQTSSKWDEWIENAKLFLSHINPKISIGTDPMNDFSINFEYVRGDSFETDILQLPEKIAREKGIQIVICIDEFQQISDFEDSKTFQKKLRTVWQLQQHVSYCLFGSKKHLMNELFERRNLPFYKFGDAIYLTKIETKYWVEYICRRFADTGKHISSGLAEEICRLVDNHSSYVQQLSWLLWIHTAGAATDTQLSAALEDLLDQNNILFQNEIESLSSYQMNFLRAIIDGVDSGFSRKEVLQKYNLGTSANIIRLKNALLQKELIETDGPRVTLSDPVFGVWFKKRVCIPPA is encoded by the coding sequence ATGGAAAAGCCATTTGTATTTGGTGTAGCCACCTCCGGTGAAAACTTTACCGACCGCGAAAAAGAAACAGAGCGTCTGCTTCTCAACTTTACACATGGTGTAAATACCATATTGATTTCTCCTCGTAGGTGGGGAAAAACGTCATTGGTGAAAAAAGTGGCCCAAATGGCTCAAACCGCGAAAAGAAAGGTTGTATATATGGACATCTTTTCCTGCCGAACCGAGCAGGAATTTTATCGCCTTTGGACCACTTCCGTACTTAAGCAGACCTCATCCAAATGGGATGAATGGATAGAGAATGCCAAACTTTTCCTGTCGCATATCAATCCTAAAATCTCTATTGGGACAGACCCGATGAACGATTTCTCAATCAACTTTGAATATGTTAGAGGTGATAGTTTTGAAACCGATATTCTGCAACTACCCGAGAAGATAGCTCGCGAGAAAGGTATTCAGATTGTAATTTGCATTGATGAGTTCCAGCAGATTTCGGACTTTGAGGACTCCAAAACTTTCCAAAAGAAACTGCGTACCGTTTGGCAGTTGCAACAGCACGTATCTTATTGCCTCTTTGGGAGTAAGAAGCACCTGATGAATGAACTTTTTGAGAGGAGGAACCTGCCCTTCTATAAATTCGGAGATGCTATCTATCTTACTAAAATAGAAACGAAGTATTGGGTGGAATACATTTGCCGGCGTTTTGCGGATACCGGAAAACATATTTCCTCCGGTTTGGCCGAAGAAATATGCAGGCTCGTTGATAATCATTCCTCCTATGTGCAGCAACTTTCCTGGTTACTTTGGATACACACTGCCGGTGCTGCTACCGATACTCAGCTTTCAGCTGCTTTAGAAGATTTGTTGGATCAAAACAACATCTTGTTCCAAAATGAAATAGAATCCCTTTCATCTTATCAAATGAATTTCCTGCGGGCTATTATTGATGGAGTCGATTCAGGATTCAGCCGTAAAGAGGTGCTGCAAAAGTATAATTTAGGTACTTCGGCCAATATTATCCGTCTGAAAAACGCTTTGTTGCAGAAAGAGCTGATAGAGACAGACGGACCAAGAGTCACACTTTCTGATCCTGTGTTTGGGGTTTGGTTTAAGAAGAGAGTGTGTATTCCTCCTGCCTGA
- a CDS encoding RNA polymerase sigma-70 factor, producing the protein MEFSEQLVIEQLKQGNEEAYRYLYRNHYSMLCHVAREFVGDGFLAETLVGDVIFHIWEVRELLNIQISLRSYLVQAVRNRCKDYLSSKREQSEVTFSVLGEDEDIRERYITSEDTPLGSLLERELEHEIYRAIDELPEECRQVFRKSRFEGKKYEEISQETGISINTVKYHIKNALATLYTKLGKYLLTIFFFFFG; encoded by the coding sequence ATGGAATTTTCAGAACAGTTAGTTATTGAGCAGTTGAAACAAGGTAATGAGGAAGCTTATAGATATCTGTACCGGAATCATTATAGTATGTTATGTCATGTGGCTCGTGAATTTGTAGGAGATGGCTTTCTAGCAGAGACACTTGTAGGTGATGTAATATTCCATATTTGGGAGGTTCGTGAGCTTCTGAATATACAAATCTCTTTACGCAGCTATTTGGTACAGGCGGTCCGTAATCGCTGTAAGGATTATCTGTCTTCTAAAAGGGAACAAAGTGAAGTAACTTTCTCTGTATTAGGCGAAGATGAAGATATCAGGGAGCGGTATATAACCTCTGAAGATACTCCCTTGGGCTCATTATTGGAAAGGGAATTAGAACATGAGATTTATCGTGCTATTGATGAATTGCCTGAAGAATGTCGACAAGTTTTTCGAAAAAGCAGGTTTGAAGGAAAAAAGTATGAGGAAATCTCACAAGAAACCGGAATCTCTATAAATACCGTTAAATATCATATAAAGAATGCTTTGGCTACCTTGTATACTAAGCTTGGCAAATATCTGCTGACTATCTTCTTCTTTTTTTTCGGCTGA
- a CDS encoding DUF6078 family protein — protein MEEEHHFTNVPYNYPLCLNRQCPKASTCLRQLVEQEVPDSMEYWVVISPKYQAKLKGACPHYRSSQKVQYAKGCMNILDNLPHKQRQLAIIHLVEYFSRRTYYRIRKGERLLSPAEQRDVQKIFKQCGATGKQEFDAYVEDYEW, from the coding sequence ATGGAAGAAGAACATCATTTTACGAACGTACCCTACAATTACCCCTTATGCCTCAACCGCCAATGCCCCAAAGCATCTACCTGCCTGCGGCAACTGGTAGAGCAAGAAGTGCCGGACAGTATGGAATACTGGGTAGTCATCAGCCCCAAATACCAGGCTAAACTGAAGGGTGCATGTCCCCATTATCGCTCCAGTCAAAAAGTGCAATATGCCAAAGGCTGCATGAATATCCTTGATAACCTGCCCCACAAGCAAAGACAACTCGCCATAATCCATCTGGTAGAATACTTCAGCCGAAGAACCTATTACCGCATCCGCAAAGGCGAACGCCTCCTCAGCCCTGCCGAACAAAGGGACGTACAGAAAATCTTCAAACAGTGCGGTGCAACCGGAAAACAGGAGTTTGACGCTTACGTAGAAGACTACGAATGGTAA
- a CDS encoding FecR family protein yields the protein METKTAHIDELISTFLAEGLEVNALEELKTWIAESEENRVYFMKCQEIWFSAVQENGGEYYDQEKAFERFEKRLERQKAEKRKTKNFVWRSLYKYAAAILLLGFISYFSYQKGEDNLRNALAEIEVEAPAGSQTRLHLPDGTTVLLNSDSRITYAQDFGVNSREVTLQGEGYFEVAHNRKIPFYVRTEDVQVRVLGTKFNFRDYPEDGEVVVSLIEGKVALKNKIRQEADLVLIPDEQMVLDKKEKVMKKESINAQTVLRWAEGCLSFDETPLLEVAKILERSYGVKIEFTEESLKELRFYGNFNRTKQGINDILDALSATGKVHYTLKGEKIVLY from the coding sequence ATGGAAACAAAAACAGCACATATAGATGAACTGATTTCTACCTTCCTGGCAGAAGGGTTGGAAGTAAATGCTTTGGAAGAATTGAAAACATGGATTGCCGAATCGGAGGAAAACCGTGTGTACTTTATGAAATGCCAGGAAATCTGGTTCTCTGCGGTGCAGGAGAATGGAGGAGAATATTATGATCAGGAAAAGGCTTTTGAACGTTTTGAGAAACGGCTGGAAAGGCAAAAAGCTGAGAAGAGAAAGACGAAAAACTTTGTGTGGAGAAGTTTGTACAAATACGCAGCAGCAATTTTACTACTCGGTTTTATTTCATATTTTTCATATCAGAAAGGAGAAGACAACTTAAGAAATGCCTTGGCGGAAATAGAAGTAGAAGCACCGGCAGGCTCGCAAACTCGTCTTCATTTACCGGATGGAACAACAGTATTGCTGAACTCTGATTCCCGTATCACTTATGCACAGGATTTTGGTGTAAACAGTCGTGAAGTGACTTTGCAAGGTGAAGGATATTTTGAAGTGGCACATAACCGGAAGATACCGTTTTATGTCAGGACGGAGGATGTACAGGTGCGAGTTTTGGGAACTAAGTTCAATTTTCGCGATTATCCTGAAGATGGGGAAGTTGTTGTATCTCTGATAGAAGGCAAAGTGGCTTTGAAGAATAAAATTCGTCAAGAGGCTGATTTGGTTTTGATACCTGATGAACAAATGGTGCTGGACAAGAAGGAGAAAGTGATGAAAAAAGAGTCGATAAATGCTCAGACAGTATTGCGATGGGCAGAAGGCTGCCTTTCATTTGACGAAACACCATTGCTGGAAGTTGCCAAAATATTGGAAAGAAGCTATGGTGTAAAAATAGAGTTTACCGAAGAATCTTTGAAGGAACTTAGATTTTATGGAAACTTTAACCGGACTAAGCAAGGTATTAATGATATATTGGACGCACTGTCTGCTACCGGAAAAGTACATTATACGTTGAAAGGAGAGAAAATCGTCTTATATTAA